From one Mycolicibacterium sp. HK-90 genomic stretch:
- a CDS encoding ABC transporter permease: MGTPLALRRYRREFLRLVSDITWGNGSIVVGGGTAGVILVLGITTGALIAVEGYDFLNLLGLGPATGIISSLVTTRELAPIMAALAFAVQAGCRFTTQIGSMRISEEIDAMNSLAIRPIPYLVTTRLLASVVAIIPLYAACLGICYLSCQIMVGLISGGSLGPYLHYFTFLISGTDILYSMVKAVVFVWIAATVQCYYGFCAGGGPEGVGIAAGHAMRASITAVIIVNMLLTMALWSVNSGARLGG; the protein is encoded by the coding sequence ATGGGTACGCCGCTCGCCCTGCGCCGGTACCGGCGCGAGTTCCTCCGGTTGGTCTCCGATATCACCTGGGGCAACGGATCGATCGTGGTCGGCGGCGGCACCGCCGGGGTGATCCTCGTTCTCGGCATCACCACCGGGGCCCTGATCGCGGTCGAGGGGTACGACTTCCTGAACCTGCTCGGACTCGGCCCGGCCACCGGGATCATCTCGTCGTTGGTCACCACCCGCGAGCTGGCTCCGATCATGGCGGCCCTGGCGTTCGCGGTTCAGGCGGGCTGCCGGTTCACCACCCAGATCGGCTCGATGCGGATCTCCGAGGAGATCGACGCCATGAATTCGCTTGCGATCAGGCCGATTCCGTACCTCGTCACAACCCGTTTGCTGGCCTCGGTGGTCGCGATCATTCCGCTGTATGCGGCGTGTCTGGGTATCTGCTACCTGTCGTGCCAGATCATGGTGGGTCTCATCAGCGGGGGATCGCTGGGGCCCTACCTGCACTACTTCACGTTCCTGATCAGCGGCACCGACATCCTGTATTCGATGGTGAAGGCCGTTGTGTTCGTCTGGATCGCGGCGACGGTGCAGTGCTACTACGGATTCTGCGCCGGCGGGGGTCCCGAGGGCGTCGGCATCGCCGCGGGCCACGCCATGCGGGCCAGTATCACCGCGGTGATCATCGTCAACATGCTGCTGACGATGGCGCTGTGGAGTGTGAATTCCGGTGCCAGGCTGGGTGGTTGA
- a CDS encoding MlaD family protein translates to MASIVDLDGNHLTPRQLIRRGAAALVVVGVVVSVLLVKSSGLFDRALHVVAELRNIGDGLPARSDVKFRGVLVGAVESVTPGTGDQPNRVHIRLDSGYAQGIPAGVAARVVPGNAFAVSSVQLVETANGAAGVIRDGGRIAEDTALPTVLFQTTITKLRDILAAAGRGRDDHTIGVLAAVAAATNNRRGQLLTSAAELNRLIDELNAVVATDEGPSTVSALSEAARGLSRTAPDLVSALHEAVGPMRTLVEQRRSLEDFLAAAAHTTGISTESLDNQTDRLVRITTDLTPVLGVLAQNAHHFVPISQRMTRFSDTFFAEVWDSELDTARGRVNLSFTPSYTYTRADCPRYGTLPGPSCFTAPEVPVRSDLPEVLMPQNYQPPPDLAPPPGTVVGENGNLVAVGPPLLAPQVPAVDPYPPLPPGVSPAPPVPGSAAPAAFGGNVGPVGSAAERDRLGEITGEPATVATQLILGPVARGTTVTRTPLPAAEPKP, encoded by the coding sequence GTGGCGAGCATTGTCGATCTGGACGGAAACCACCTCACCCCCAGGCAGCTGATCCGGCGGGGAGCGGCGGCACTGGTCGTGGTCGGTGTGGTGGTGTCGGTATTGCTGGTCAAGTCGAGCGGGCTGTTCGACCGCGCCCTGCACGTGGTGGCCGAACTGCGCAACATCGGTGACGGCCTGCCGGCTCGGTCGGATGTGAAGTTCCGCGGGGTACTCGTCGGCGCGGTGGAAAGCGTCACGCCCGGCACCGGGGATCAGCCCAACCGTGTTCACATCCGGCTGGATTCGGGCTATGCGCAAGGCATTCCGGCCGGCGTCGCGGCGCGGGTGGTACCGGGCAATGCCTTTGCGGTGTCGTCGGTGCAGTTGGTGGAGACCGCGAACGGCGCGGCCGGGGTGATCCGGGACGGCGGTCGGATCGCCGAAGACACGGCCCTGCCGACGGTGTTGTTCCAAACCACCATCACCAAGCTGCGCGACATCCTCGCAGCAGCGGGGCGGGGGCGCGATGACCACACCATCGGCGTGCTGGCCGCGGTCGCGGCGGCCACCAACAACCGCCGCGGGCAATTGCTGACATCGGCGGCCGAACTCAACCGGCTGATCGATGAGTTGAATGCCGTCGTCGCGACCGATGAGGGGCCGTCGACGGTGTCAGCGTTGTCCGAAGCCGCGCGCGGTCTGTCCCGGACGGCACCCGACCTCGTCTCGGCGCTGCATGAGGCGGTCGGGCCGATGCGGACCCTCGTCGAGCAACGCCGAAGCCTCGAGGATTTCCTGGCGGCGGCGGCGCACACCACCGGTATCAGTACCGAGTCACTGGACAATCAGACCGACCGGCTGGTTCGCATCACCACCGACCTGACGCCGGTGCTCGGCGTACTGGCCCAGAACGCACATCATTTCGTGCCGATCAGCCAGCGGATGACCAGGTTCTCCGACACCTTCTTCGCCGAGGTTTGGGACTCCGAACTCGATACGGCGCGCGGCCGGGTGAACCTGTCGTTCACGCCGTCGTATACCTATACCCGCGCCGACTGTCCGCGATACGGGACGCTGCCGGGACCGAGCTGCTTCACCGCGCCTGAAGTGCCGGTGCGGTCCGACCTCCCCGAAGTCCTGATGCCGCAGAACTACCAGCCGCCACCTGATCTGGCGCCTCCGCCGGGCACGGTTGTCGGCGAGAACGGCAACCTGGTCGCGGTCGGTCCGCCGCTACTGGCCCCGCAGGTACCCGCGGTGGATCCGTATCCGCCTCTCCCGCCGGGTGTTTCCCCGGCGCCGCCGGTGCCGGGCAGTGCGGCACCGGCGGCGTTCGGCGGCAACGTCGGGCCGGTCGGCAGCGCTGCCGAGCGCGATCGGCTGGGCGAGATCACCGGTGAGCCGGCCACGGTGGCCACGCAACTCATTCTCGGTCCCGTCGCGCGCGGGACAACAGTCACGCGAACCCCGCTGCCCGCAGCGGAACCCAAGCCGTAG
- a CDS encoding fatty acyl-AMP ligase yields the protein MNRILSRLHAGAEITSRGLTTAPVDADGRSRLDQLTTATWAQVHHAGRDIAGGLQRAGVLPGDAVAVLAGAPGEIAPLVQGIWMSGAAVTMLHHPTHRTDIAEWAADLNPTLSAIGASTVVVGSPFLSAVEALSAAGVRTVLLSELLDGPPGQTVDSDEDAIAFQQLTSGSTGRPKAVAISYRNIEANLVGMAAASAADAETDVVVSWLPLFHDMGMMGYLITPMCLGIETVKVTPVDFLGDPLLWAELITRYRGTMTAAPNFAYSVLARRLGKAADGAYDLSTMRFALSGAEAIDVATLDRLTAAGARFGLRKHAMVPAYGMAEATLGVSFVRPGDGYRVCAPHPDLVAGQGDSAQRVALGPPLPGCQVRVVAEDGSVVESPAIGELEIRGDNVTRGYRTAEGIEAVTDADGWFRTGDLGYLTDDGQPVICGRKKDILIISGRNVHPEDIERSVAGVTGVRSGGVAAVRLSAAAAGEGFSMVAESALHADSTETARIRAEIADRIYRRLGLSPRTVHVVPAGWLPKTSSGKLRRSETTARLARLGHPGERELVR from the coding sequence GTGAACCGCATTCTGTCCAGACTCCATGCCGGGGCCGAGATCACCTCACGGGGCCTCACCACGGCACCGGTCGATGCCGACGGCCGATCCCGGCTTGACCAGTTGACGACGGCAACCTGGGCGCAGGTGCACCACGCCGGGCGCGACATCGCGGGAGGCTTGCAGCGGGCGGGGGTGCTTCCGGGGGACGCGGTGGCCGTACTGGCCGGCGCGCCAGGTGAAATCGCCCCACTGGTGCAGGGCATCTGGATGTCCGGCGCCGCCGTGACGATGCTGCACCATCCGACCCACCGCACCGACATCGCGGAGTGGGCCGCCGACCTGAACCCGACGTTGTCGGCGATCGGCGCCTCGACTGTGGTTGTCGGCAGCCCCTTCCTCTCGGCCGTCGAGGCACTGTCGGCCGCCGGGGTGCGGACTGTCCTGCTGTCCGAGTTGCTCGACGGACCACCGGGGCAGACCGTGGATTCGGATGAGGACGCGATCGCGTTCCAGCAGTTGACGTCCGGCTCGACCGGCCGGCCCAAGGCCGTCGCCATCAGCTACCGCAACATCGAGGCGAACCTGGTCGGAATGGCCGCCGCCTCGGCCGCGGATGCCGAAACCGATGTGGTGGTCAGCTGGCTGCCGCTATTTCACGACATGGGCATGATGGGCTACCTGATCACGCCCATGTGCCTGGGCATCGAGACGGTCAAGGTGACGCCGGTCGACTTCCTCGGTGATCCGCTGTTGTGGGCCGAGCTGATCACCCGGTATCGCGGGACCATGACCGCGGCACCGAATTTCGCCTACTCGGTGCTGGCCCGCCGGCTCGGCAAGGCGGCCGATGGCGCCTACGACCTGTCGACAATGCGGTTTGCGCTCAGTGGTGCCGAGGCCATCGATGTCGCGACGCTGGACCGGTTGACCGCCGCGGGCGCACGGTTCGGCCTGCGCAAGCACGCCATGGTGCCGGCCTATGGGATGGCCGAGGCGACACTTGGCGTGTCGTTCGTGCGACCGGGAGACGGATACCGGGTGTGTGCACCGCATCCCGATCTCGTCGCCGGCCAGGGTGACTCGGCGCAACGGGTGGCACTCGGACCGCCGCTGCCGGGCTGCCAGGTCCGGGTGGTGGCGGAGGACGGCTCGGTGGTGGAGTCTCCGGCCATCGGCGAACTGGAGATCCGCGGCGACAACGTGACCCGCGGATACCGCACCGCCGAGGGCATCGAGGCCGTCACCGACGCCGACGGATGGTTCCGCACCGGAGACCTCGGCTATCTGACCGACGACGGCCAGCCGGTCATCTGTGGCCGCAAGAAGGACATCCTGATCATCTCGGGGCGCAACGTCCATCCCGAGGACATCGAACGAAGCGTGGCCGGGGTGACCGGTGTCCGCTCGGGCGGTGTCGCCGCGGTGCGGCTGTCCGCCGCGGCCGCCGGTGAGGGGTTCTCGATGGTGGCCGAGTCGGCGCTGCACGCCGACAGCACCGAGACCGCGCGGATCCGTGCCGAGATCGCCGATCGAATCTATCGACGGCTCGGTCTCAGTCCGCGGACCGTGCACGTGGTTCCGGCCGGCTGGCTGCCGAAGACCTCGTCGGGCAAGTTGCGCCGGTCGGAGACGACGGCACGGTTGGCCCGGCTGGGGCACCCCGGGGAGCGTGAACTCGTCAGATGA
- a CDS encoding ABC transporter permease — protein MTVRDTSSRVVQVGAGYLRRHPVAALATVGEQVELGLKTIRFCVTDLVTGRFQWAEFVRQAAFMAGAAVMPTILVALPIGVTLSIQFALLAGQVGATSLAGAASGLAVVRQAASLVAALLLAAAVGAAMTADLGCRTMREETAAMEVMGVSVVRRLVVPRFAAAIVIGIALTGVVCFVGFLSSYLFNVYVQGGAPGSFIATFASFATTGDMLLALFKSAVYGAIVAVVSCQKGLAAGQGPAGVANAVNAAVVESVLVLMTVNVAVSQLYTMIFPRTGL, from the coding sequence ATGACAGTGCGGGACACCAGTTCCCGTGTTGTCCAGGTGGGTGCGGGATACCTGCGGCGTCATCCGGTAGCGGCGTTGGCCACGGTTGGCGAGCAGGTGGAACTCGGGTTGAAGACGATCCGGTTCTGCGTGACCGACCTGGTGACCGGGCGATTTCAGTGGGCCGAGTTCGTTCGGCAGGCAGCGTTCATGGCCGGCGCCGCCGTCATGCCGACGATCCTGGTGGCGCTGCCGATCGGGGTCACCTTGTCGATCCAGTTCGCGCTGTTGGCCGGGCAGGTCGGCGCGACCTCGCTCGCCGGTGCCGCCAGTGGACTGGCCGTCGTACGGCAGGCCGCCTCACTGGTCGCCGCGCTGCTACTCGCGGCGGCAGTGGGAGCCGCGATGACAGCGGATCTGGGCTGCCGGACCATGCGCGAAGAGACGGCAGCGATGGAGGTGATGGGCGTTTCGGTGGTCCGAAGGCTCGTCGTGCCCCGGTTCGCGGCCGCGATCGTCATCGGCATCGCCCTGACCGGGGTGGTGTGCTTCGTCGGCTTCCTGTCGAGCTACCTGTTCAACGTCTACGTACAGGGCGGTGCGCCAGGCAGTTTCATCGCCACCTTCGCATCGTTCGCCACCACCGGCGACATGCTGCTCGCGTTGTTCAAGTCGGCCGTGTACGGCGCGATCGTGGCCGTGGTGTCGTGCCAGAAAGGGCTCGCTGCCGGGCAGGGGCCGGCCGGGGTCGCCAACGCCGTCAACGCCGCGGTCGTGGAATCCGTACTGGTTCTGATGACGGTCAATGTCGCGGTGAGCCAGCTCTACACGATGATCTTCCCGCGGACGGGGTTGTGA